One part of the Gemmatimonas sp. genome encodes these proteins:
- the paaG gene encoding 2-(1,2-epoxy-1,2-dihydrophenyl)acetyl-CoA isomerase PaaG, producing the protein MTSPAPTLLVARANGVLTLTLNRPDVLNSFTRTMAAALQAALAEAAADDTVRAVVITGAGRGFCAGQDLAEALPRDGGPIPDIGEIVAECYNPIIRAIRTLEKPVLCAVNGIAAGAGANLAFACDLTIAADSASFVESFAKLGLIPDTSGTFFVPRLVGMQRATGMFFLAEKMPAAKAKDWGLIWDVVPAAELMATVTTLAEQLASQATRGFGLTKRALNASFANGLDAQLDVEAQAMHEAGRTADYAEGVRAFLEKRAPVYQGK; encoded by the coding sequence ATGACCTCCCCCGCTCCCACGCTCCTCGTTGCCCGGGCGAACGGCGTCCTCACGCTCACGCTCAACCGCCCCGACGTTCTCAACAGCTTCACCCGCACCATGGCGGCTGCCCTGCAGGCGGCGCTCGCCGAGGCCGCCGCCGATGACACGGTACGGGCGGTGGTCATTACCGGTGCGGGGCGCGGCTTCTGTGCCGGCCAGGACCTCGCCGAGGCGCTGCCGCGCGATGGTGGGCCGATCCCGGACATCGGGGAGATCGTCGCGGAGTGTTACAACCCCATCATCCGCGCCATTCGCACGCTGGAGAAGCCGGTGCTGTGCGCGGTCAACGGCATTGCCGCGGGTGCCGGCGCCAACCTCGCCTTCGCCTGCGATCTCACGATTGCCGCCGACAGCGCAAGCTTTGTGGAGAGCTTCGCCAAGCTGGGGCTCATTCCCGACACGAGCGGCACCTTCTTCGTGCCGCGCCTGGTGGGGATGCAGCGCGCCACGGGCATGTTCTTCCTCGCCGAAAAGATGCCGGCGGCGAAGGCGAAGGATTGGGGGCTCATCTGGGATGTGGTCCCGGCGGCCGAGCTCATGGCAACCGTAACGACGCTCGCCGAGCAACTCGCCTCCCAGGCCACGCGCGGCTTCGGTCTGACCAAGCGTGCGCTCAATGCGAGCTTCGCGAATGGTCTGGACGCCCAGCTCGACGTGGAAGCGCAGGCGATGCACGAGGCCGGACGTACCGCCGATT
- a CDS encoding transketolase C-terminal domain-containing protein has protein sequence MPAKTAVRAAPRVSAPPVVTPRAGFDWRRIAYHTLVSRALDDVEEQTNKQRATVPREHLVLYQFSARGHDMAQSILGSLLTGTHDGAGAYYRSRPLLLSLGLSIEDALGSPLGRAGGFSDGRDIGVVCNLPNPTGCTVLPMAGDVGSQYTPAAGWAQNIVYHRDTLADASYANCLSVALGGDGSVATNGFWAALTMATTLSLPMLFYIEDNDLGISVRGDMQTPGGDIARNLASFSNLYVLNGDGCDPHDASAKLAEAVAHVRGGGGPALVRLTVPRLSSHSGPDNQKGYRTDEEIAADLARDPLPKLREYLVPAFMSAGEWAALEGEVARDVQVALEAARARGNPDPRTVAQHVFADEHAPHEAMGGLSRAERAALGGTDVPQEGGELLRFAEAIRRTLRHELATNPKVVVFGEDVGRKGGVHLVTEGLQKQFGAARVFDTSLSEEGIIGRAVAMAIGGLVPVAEIQFRKYADPAAEQLNNCGTMRWRTANRFAAPIVVRMPGGFGKDVGDPWHSLSDEVRFAHAYGWQVIMPSNAADAVGLLRAAMRSPNPSIFFEHRSLLMTGDGSARYPGDDYVLPLGRARVVQAGDRITLVTWGAMVHRCVDAVGQLAQAEAVELLDLRTISPWDREAVLASVRKTGRCLIVHEDSLTAGFGAEIAGTLAQEAFWYLDAPVERLAPRDIPVPYHPDLLDAVVPTAARIRERLEALLAI, from the coding sequence ATGCCTGCCAAGACTGCCGTGCGAGCGGCGCCCCGTGTGAGCGCTCCGCCTGTCGTAACTCCTCGCGCCGGGTTCGACTGGCGCCGCATTGCCTACCACACGCTGGTGTCGCGCGCCCTCGACGATGTCGAAGAGCAGACCAACAAGCAGCGTGCGACCGTCCCGCGCGAGCATCTGGTGCTCTATCAGTTCTCGGCGCGCGGTCACGACATGGCGCAGAGCATTCTGGGGTCGCTGCTCACCGGCACGCACGATGGCGCGGGCGCCTACTACCGGTCGCGCCCATTGCTCCTCTCGCTGGGGCTGAGCATCGAGGATGCGCTGGGGAGTCCGCTCGGACGCGCGGGGGGCTTCAGCGACGGGCGCGACATTGGCGTGGTGTGCAACCTGCCCAATCCTACGGGGTGCACGGTCCTTCCCATGGCCGGCGATGTGGGGTCGCAATACACGCCGGCGGCCGGGTGGGCGCAGAACATCGTGTACCATCGCGATACGCTGGCTGACGCGAGCTACGCAAACTGCCTGAGCGTGGCGCTGGGCGGCGACGGATCGGTGGCCACCAACGGCTTCTGGGCCGCGCTCACCATGGCCACGACGCTGTCGTTGCCCATGCTCTTCTACATCGAGGACAACGACCTCGGCATCAGCGTGCGCGGTGACATGCAGACCCCGGGAGGCGACATTGCGCGCAATCTCGCGTCGTTCAGCAACCTGTACGTGCTGAACGGCGATGGCTGCGACCCGCACGATGCGTCAGCGAAGCTGGCCGAAGCGGTGGCCCATGTGCGCGGCGGCGGTGGCCCCGCGCTGGTGCGCCTGACGGTGCCGCGGCTGTCGAGTCATTCTGGGCCAGACAACCAGAAGGGGTATCGCACGGACGAGGAGATCGCGGCCGATCTGGCGCGCGATCCGCTCCCCAAGCTGCGCGAGTACCTGGTGCCGGCATTCATGAGCGCCGGTGAGTGGGCCGCGCTGGAGGGAGAAGTCGCGCGTGATGTGCAGGTGGCGCTTGAGGCGGCACGTGCCCGAGGGAACCCGGATCCCCGCACGGTGGCGCAGCATGTCTTTGCCGACGAGCACGCTCCGCACGAGGCGATGGGTGGGCTGTCGCGCGCCGAACGTGCCGCGCTGGGCGGCACGGATGTGCCACAGGAGGGGGGCGAGCTGCTGCGTTTCGCGGAAGCCATCCGCCGTACGCTGCGACACGAGCTCGCCACCAACCCCAAGGTGGTGGTGTTCGGCGAGGATGTGGGGCGCAAGGGTGGCGTGCACCTCGTGACCGAGGGACTGCAGAAGCAGTTCGGCGCAGCCCGCGTTTTCGATACGAGCTTGAGCGAAGAGGGGATCATCGGGCGCGCGGTGGCCATGGCCATTGGCGGGCTGGTGCCGGTCGCGGAGATCCAGTTCCGCAAGTACGCCGATCCGGCAGCGGAGCAGCTGAACAACTGCGGCACGATGCGCTGGCGCACGGCCAATCGATTTGCCGCCCCGATCGTGGTGCGCATGCCTGGTGGCTTCGGCAAGGACGTGGGCGACCCGTGGCATTCGCTGAGCGACGAAGTGCGCTTTGCGCACGCGTACGGGTGGCAGGTGATCATGCCCTCCAACGCGGCCGACGCCGTGGGGCTGCTGCGCGCGGCGATGCGCAGCCCCAACCCCAGCATCTTCTTCGAGCACCGATCGTTGCTCATGACGGGCGACGGCAGCGCGCGGTATCCCGGTGACGACTATGTGCTGCCGCTGGGCCGAGCGCGTGTGGTGCAGGCGGGAGACCGGATCACGCTGGTGACGTGGGGCGCGATGGTGCACCGGTGCGTGGACGCCGTGGGGCAGCTGGCGCAGGCGGAGGCGGTGGAGCTGCTCGATCTGCGCACCATCTCGCCCTGGGATCGCGAGGCGGTGCTGGCGAGCGTCCGGAAGACCGGGCGCTGCCTGATCGTGCACGAGGACAGCCTCACGGCCGGGTTCGGGGCGGAGATTGCGGGGACGCTGGCGCA